In Colletotrichum lupini chromosome 6, complete sequence, a single window of DNA contains:
- a CDS encoding amino acid permease: MALVLAFLGMQTASLVHGLPASETDVLTTDLKRMTLGFPDLEERQDIPDVLAKFPSGPLNQFLRIISTLPAGAAALDAVGLVLTPLQQGLADSVGIDTTEDDLEENTACADITVIFARGTTEPGNVGLVTGPPFFDALNQQRGTKTVSIQGVEYPATFAGFNKNGTEGVPSMANFINEAATKCPNTKIVMSGYSQGALVVRSTANTLPAATMAKINSVLTFGDPGNPNAVTGAEGKTKIICHENDAVCSGGFITVDHLTYAEDADAAAQFVLQMASESPKREEIVKEVGMPPALNGIAYDKDSDDVPVIEDARVGRAGYTDDSTSADADFAAIDPHSGVKRGLKTRHLSMMALAGIIGPGLLIGAGGALSNGGPAALLIGFGVIGVIAFSIMQSLGELTTLYPSGGAFTGLADRFVDKAFGVALGWNYYIIWMCVLANEYNVLSSIFVFWSDKVPLWGYFLIFWTLFLGFQLLGVEAFGEAEFWLALLKLIGLVAYFLFCSTFYAGVESVAVAATETKNPRVAVPLAIRQVFWRIIFIYMGSAFFFGLTCPANADELVNGGSRAVKSPMTVAIQNAGWEGGVHLINAFIFVTCLSACNSSIYIGSRTLLYMGQDKKAPKILGRTDSRGVPIPAIVFTNLCGALSMMNISTGASKAYSYIVNLSGVSTFLVWGSISFIHIRFRQAWKAQGHAESSLPFVSLWYPWNAYFGLAANIFLAIVQGWTTLAPFDAGSFVDAYILLPLFPIIWFGYKFWYKTHFWRVGEIDLMSGRRRDLDESREIETGERDLDRLPWWRQLLKSF, encoded by the exons ATGGCATTGGTCCTCGCCTTCCTTGGCATGCAGACTGCGTCCTTAGTTCATGGCCTTCCTGCATCGGAGACCGACGTGCTCACGACCGACTTGAAACGAATGACGCTAGGCTTTCCAGATCTTGAGGAAAGACAAGATATTCCCGACGTTCTGGCGAAGTTTCCTTCTGGTCCACTGAACCAATTTCTCAGAATAATCAGCACTCTGCCAGCAGGCGCGGCAGCTCTCGACGCAGTCGGACTGGTCTTAACCCCTCTCCAACAGGGCCTCGCGGATTCTGTCGGCATCGACACAACGGAGGATGACTTGGAGGAGAATACAGCGTGCGCCGATATCACCGTCATATTTGCTCGGGGCACCACTGAGCCCGGAAACGTCGGACTCGTTACAGGGCCGCCATTTTTCGATGCTCTCAATCAGCAGCGTGGGACCAAAACCGTTTCGATCCAGGGTGTCGAGTACCCCGCGACCTTTGCTGGGTTCAACAAAAATGGCACCGAGGGTGTCCCAAGCAT GGCGAACTTCATCAATGAAGCTGCCACAAAGTGCCCGAATACCAAAATTGTAATGTCAGGCTACTCTCAGGGTGCTCTGGTTGTTCGGAGCACTGCAAACACTCTTCCGGCGGCTACCATGGCCAAGATCAACTCTGTTTTGACATTTGGGGATCCTGGCAACCCGAACGCCGTTACGGGCGCTGAGGGCAAAACTAAGATCATCTGCCATGAAAATGATGCTGTTTGCAGTGGAGGCTTTATCACTGTCGACCATTTGACGTATGCTGAAGATGCGGACGCTGCTGCTCAATTTGTCTTGCAGATGGCAAGTG AATCTCCTAAACGGGAAGAGATCGTGAAAGAGGTCGGGATGCCCCCCGCACTAAACGGCAT AGCTTACGACAAGGACAGCGATGACGTTCCTGTCATCGAGGACGCACGCGTCGGCCGCGCAGGCTATACCGATGACTCTACTTCAGCGGACGCTGACTTCGCGGCCATTGACCCGCACAGCGGCGTTAAGCGAGGCCTCAAGACGCGGCACCTCAGCATGATGGCTCTGGCGGGCATCATCGGGCCGGGTCTCCTGATCGGTGCGGGCGGCGCGCTCTCCAACGGCGGGCCCGCCGCCCTGCTCATCGGATTTGGCGTCATTGGTGTCATTGCGTTTAGCATTATGCAGAGCTTGGGCGAGTTGACGACGTTGTATCCTAGCGGTGGTGCTTTCACTGGGCTGGCTGATCGGTTTGTCGACAAGGCTTTCGGTGTTGCGCTGGGTTGGAATTACTACATCATCTGGATGTGTGTCTTGGCCAATGAGTACAACGTGCTGTCGAGCATTTTCGTCTTCTGGAGTGACAAAGTGCCGCTGTGGGGTTACTTCCTGATCTTCTGG ACACTCTTCCTTGGCTTCCAACTGCTCGGAGTCGAGGCGTTCGGAGAGGCTGAGTTCTGGTTGGCTTTGCTGAAGTTAATTGGCTTGGTTGCATACTTTCTCTTCTGCTCCACATTCTACGCCGGTGTTGAGTctgtcgccgtcgccgccacCGAGACCAAGAATCCTCGGGTCGCCGTGCCACTCGCGATTCGCCAGGTGTTCTGGCGCATTATCTTCATCTACATGGGCTCTGCCTTCTTCTTCGGCCTTACATGCCCGGCTAATGCCGACGAGCTCGTGAACGGGGGCTCCCGAGCCGTGAAGAGTCCCATGACGGTGGCTATCCAGAACGCCGGCTGGGAAGGGGGCGTGCACTTGATTAACGCCTTCATCTTTGTTACATGCTTATCAGCGTGCAACTCGTCCATCTACATCGGATCTCGCACCCTTCTGTACATGGGACAGGATAAGAAGGCGCCCAAGATCTTAGGTAGGACTGATAGCCGGGGTGTCCCCATCCCGGCTATCGTGTTCACCAACCTGTGTGGCGCGCTGTCCATGATGAACATTAGCACAGGCGCTAGCAAGGCGTACTCGTACATCGTTAATCTCAGCGGTGTCTCGACTTTCCTCGTCTGGGGTTCCATCTCTTTCATCCACATCCGATTCAGACAAGCGTGGAAGGCTCAGGGCCATGCGGAGAGTTCACTGCCATTCGTTTCGTTATGGTATCCGTGGAACGCCTACTTCGGTTTGGCGGCAAACATTTTTCTGGCTATTGTACAAGGTTGGACCACCCTTGCACCATTCGATGCTGGATCATTTGTCGATGCTTACATCTTGTTACCCTTGTTTCCCATAATTTGGTTTGGATACAAGTTCTGGTATAAGACGCATTTCTGGAGGGTGGGCGAGATTGATCTGATGTCCGGTCGCCGACGCGATCTGGATGAGTCGCGAGAAATTGAGACTGGAGAACGTGACTTGGACAGGCTACCTTGGTGGAGGCAGTTGCTCAAGAGCTTTTGA